One genomic window of Monodelphis domestica isolate mMonDom1 chromosome 1, mMonDom1.pri, whole genome shotgun sequence includes the following:
- the TTPAL gene encoding alpha-tocopherol transfer protein-like isoform X1 → MSEESDSLRTSPSVASLSENELQFPRQPGYVCSLTEELVTKAREELQEKPEWRLRDVQALRDMVCKDYPSLSTSLDDAFLLRFLRARKFDYDRALQLLVNYHSCRRSWPEVFDNLKPSALKEVLGSGFLTMLPHSDPRGCQVVCLRPDRWIPSNYPITENIRAIYLTLEKLIQSEETQVNGIVILADYKGVGLAKASHFGPFIAKKVIGILQDGFPIRIKAVNIVNEPRIFKGIFAIIKPFLKEKIANRFFLHGSDLNSLHLNLPKSILPKEYGGTAGELDPNAWNEVLQASEEDFVKEFCRPLPSSSSLLQETLLLEGITSEVPGDESLRGVKSQLYSCY, encoded by the exons ATGTCCGAAGAAAGTGACTCTCTGAGAACAAGCCCATCTGTGGCCTCTCTGTCTGAAAATGAGCTACAGTTCCCCAGACAGCCTGGCTATGTGTGCTCCCTGACTGAGGAGCTCGTCACCAAAGCCCGGGAGGAACTGCAGGAGAAGCCAGAGTGGCGACTCCGGGATGTTCAGGCCCTTCGAGACATGGTCTGTAAAGACTATCCCAGCCTAAGTACGTCTCTGGACGATGCTTTTCTCCTGCGCTTCCTCAGGGCCCGAAAGTTCGACTACGATCGAGCCTTGCAGCTTCTGGTCAACTATCACAGCTGTCGGAGGAGCTGGCCTGAGGTGTTTGATAACCTGAAGCCCTCTGCCctaaaggaggtcctgggttcaggcTTTCTCACCATGCTGCCTCATTCAGACCCTCGAGGCTGCCAGGTAGTTTGCCTTCGTCCAG ATAGATGGATCCCAAGTAACTACCCAATTACTGAGAACATTCGTGCCATATACTTGACATTAGAAAAGTTGATTCAGTCTGAGGAGACCCAAGTGAATGGAATTGTCATCCTTGCAGACTACAAAGGAGTTGGCTTAGCCAAGGCTTCCCATTTCGGTCCTTTTATAGCCAAAAAAGTGATTGGAATTCTCCAG GATGGTTTTCCCATTAGAATAAAAGCTGTCAATATTGTAAATGAACCTCGAATATTCAAAGGCATTTTTGCTATCATAAAACCAtttctgaaggagaaaatagCAAACAGA TTTTTTCTTCATGGATCTGACTTGAATTCTCTACACTTGAACCTTCCAAAGAGTATCCTTCCTAAGGAGTATGGCGGCACTGCCGGGGAGCTGGACCCAAATGCCTGGAACGAGGTGCTGCAGGCCTCAGAGGAGGACTTTGTCAAGGAGTTCTGTAGGCCTCTCCCTTCCAGTAGTAGCCTCCTCCAGGAGACCCTGCTGTTGGAGGGAATAACCTCTGAGGTGCCTGGTGATGAGTCCCTTCGGGGAGTAAAGTCGCAGCTATACTCCTGCTATTAA
- the TTPAL gene encoding alpha-tocopherol transfer protein-like isoform X2: MSEESDSLRTSPSVASLSENELQFPRQPGYVCSLTEELVTKAREELQEKPEWRLRDVQALRDMVCKDYPSLSTSLDDAFLLRFLRARKFDYDRALQLLVNYHSCRRSWPEVFDNLKPSALKEVLGSGFLTMLPHSDPRGCQVVCLRPDRWIPSNYPITENIRAIYLTLEKLIQSEETQVNGIVILADYKGVGLAKASHFGPFIAKKVIGILQFFLHGSDLNSLHLNLPKSILPKEYGGTAGELDPNAWNEVLQASEEDFVKEFCRPLPSSSSLLQETLLLEGITSEVPGDESLRGVKSQLYSCY; this comes from the exons ATGTCCGAAGAAAGTGACTCTCTGAGAACAAGCCCATCTGTGGCCTCTCTGTCTGAAAATGAGCTACAGTTCCCCAGACAGCCTGGCTATGTGTGCTCCCTGACTGAGGAGCTCGTCACCAAAGCCCGGGAGGAACTGCAGGAGAAGCCAGAGTGGCGACTCCGGGATGTTCAGGCCCTTCGAGACATGGTCTGTAAAGACTATCCCAGCCTAAGTACGTCTCTGGACGATGCTTTTCTCCTGCGCTTCCTCAGGGCCCGAAAGTTCGACTACGATCGAGCCTTGCAGCTTCTGGTCAACTATCACAGCTGTCGGAGGAGCTGGCCTGAGGTGTTTGATAACCTGAAGCCCTCTGCCctaaaggaggtcctgggttcaggcTTTCTCACCATGCTGCCTCATTCAGACCCTCGAGGCTGCCAGGTAGTTTGCCTTCGTCCAG ATAGATGGATCCCAAGTAACTACCCAATTACTGAGAACATTCGTGCCATATACTTGACATTAGAAAAGTTGATTCAGTCTGAGGAGACCCAAGTGAATGGAATTGTCATCCTTGCAGACTACAAAGGAGTTGGCTTAGCCAAGGCTTCCCATTTCGGTCCTTTTATAGCCAAAAAAGTGATTGGAATTCTCCAG TTTTTTCTTCATGGATCTGACTTGAATTCTCTACACTTGAACCTTCCAAAGAGTATCCTTCCTAAGGAGTATGGCGGCACTGCCGGGGAGCTGGACCCAAATGCCTGGAACGAGGTGCTGCAGGCCTCAGAGGAGGACTTTGTCAAGGAGTTCTGTAGGCCTCTCCCTTCCAGTAGTAGCCTCCTCCAGGAGACCCTGCTGTTGGAGGGAATAACCTCTGAGGTGCCTGGTGATGAGTCCCTTCGGGGAGTAAAGTCGCAGCTATACTCCTGCTATTAA